The genomic region TGGGATATTATGGTTGCtggggttatttttttcctcagaagctCCTATTACCGGCTTTAGAAATGCTTCAGCCTTCTGGGAGGAGATACAAAACTACTCCATTTTTACAGCATGTCTTGATGCACAAGTATGAAATACAAATAATTCCTTAACTGTGTAATCACTGCCTGCTTTTGCTGTCCTTGGCTAACATAGCCAAGAAAAAAGAATCCATTAAGTCCCTGGGGCCCAAGCTCTGCTTCCTCCACATTTACCCAAACAGAACTTTAAGCCCCCACTTCCCCACTGATAATAGTGGATACGAATAAACTGAAGGttcattttccagcagctgctgttAGGCCTGGCTCTAAGCAGAGATCAGTGCTGGTTTCCCACTCAGCTCCAGCACCATGCTTTGAAAACACAGGGCATGAGCTCCCTCTGCTGCGAGTCTGAACTGCGGAAcgcaaatcacagaatgtcagggattggaaggaaccacaaaagctcatccagtccaatccccccaccgaagcaggaacacccagatgaggttacacaggaataaaCGGTTTTTAAGAAGAGCTGACAAACAGGGGATTCTCTGTTCACAGTTAGGGGGGAATGCTCATAGAACAGAAAATGGGATATTATAGACcacactaaaaaaaccccaagtatttCCCCAGAATGCTGAGGCTGGGTGCAACTACTGAGACAGTTCCCGAGCCAAGTTTTGTTCCAACAGCTGGCTAAAGAAAATCTTGTGTTCCCCACGAAATCCAGCACTCTGCAGCCCCACACCTGTGTGAGGTTCAGTTGCTGCTTGCGGAAGCTGGTTCTGGAACTATAAAAAGCAAGAGCAGTACCTGGGTCGCGGGGTCTGACAGGACACAGCCTGGCCAGGTCGTTCCTGCTGGTCTGAAACACCAAAGCACAGAAAAGAccctgaaaagcagcagcagcacagagttaCCTTTATTGCCTGTGTAACACCCGCATGAAGTGACAAGAAGAGCACAGTATAAATCCATGCACAACAGAGACATAAATGACTCTTAGAaatctttcagaagaaaagaacagTGTGTAAGTTGAGACCTCTATACCCTCATGAGCTACATTTCTGatttacaaactttttttttaaagctggtaTTTTAAAATGGTATAGAAATGCTTCTTTACTCAAATACTAAGTGAATTAACTTAATTCACAATAAAAATATAGTTTAGTTCTAttaaattttcttctgaaaataaatgtttctataTTTCTGCTATGACAATAAATTACAATGTATCACAAATGTAGGCTTTAAGCAGATTTATAAATAAGCAGGAATTAAGTGTTCCACCTAGAGTTTAACTGTATTCAAGGCATTTAGTAGGAGATAAGCTGAAGGTGCATTTGTAATCCAAACTCAATTTGTCAAGGTAAATGCATGTAACTGAAGTAGCTGTAATGGGATTTAATGCTGTGGTACTTGTATATAGGATAAGTATTCATGAATGATCTGTTCCTCTTCCTCCAGTGTTAAATCCAGATAATCCTCTTCATGTTCAGGAATATCCTCCAGGATTTCATTGACAGCATCAGTCTCCATGTCTTCATCTGTTTGGGAACTAGAAGAAGCTTCtaacaaagaaaagcagcaatgaATTCAAAGCAGTCGATACTTTCCCTCTTCCACCAGCATGACTGATCTCTGAGTCTGTTACTGCAAAACCACCTCTTCTATAGGACAGCTCTGTAAAGGATATCACAGGatggccttttttttccctgttatttaAAGCTATGGGAAAGCCTTTAGCTGTACAGCAGGTATCACTATAGCTCTGACAAATAACGGAAGAGAGAGAGCGTGCGCACAAGTTTCCCCTTTACTAAATGGCGAGGATCAACTCCAGTTCAACCGCAGACACAAGGAAGGAGTATGTGGTTACAGCAACTGGCTGTATAGCACAGATTTAGAACATAGTTCCTGGCAGTCAGAACCCAGATGCTAGAGAGCCACAAAATCATCATTATCAGTGGCAGGTCCAGGGAATGTGCTCCAGCACTCAGCACTTGCTCTCTGAAGGAGCACAGGCAGGGAGGGGTGGGTTGGCTTTTCAAGAGAACTGGTGTGAATacaatgagatcatagaatcacagattcattttggttgaagagaccctcaagatcatcattGCTTAATGGTTGTGTACAAAAGCCAGCAAGAGAGTCTTTCCACTCCCCTCTGCAACATTTCTTACCTGCAGACTCCGTGTGCGAGTCTTTGGATGAGGTGGATTCTTCGGAAGGGCTGGACCCATCTGGAGACAGTTGCAGTGAGGCAGGAAGAACTCCCCCGTAATGAGCAAGGGTTTGGGAAGCTACATGGATGTTGCCTTTAAAGACCTTCAAAGCTTGCTCTGCCGCCTCCCGGCTGAACCCCATGTACACCAGCTACGAGAACGGGgcgaaaaaaaataaagaataaaaaaatctggAGAAATCCAAGCTCATCCAGCACCAGGGTCTGACAGGAATCTGACAGACATTCCTCTTGCACAGAGGCTGCATGCCAGGAATTCCTGGACACTGACTCTGGTTTACTGGAACAGTTAACAACAGGGCACTGACCTATTAAAGGAATGGGGATGTTGAGCAAAATCAAGAGCCTCCTGTTTAATATCAGACcaattctgtttgtgtttttcaaaAGGAAACTTCAAAGCACTCCAGCGTATGATGTGCTATTTACTTTTTCTAAGCGACAGTTTTCTTGCCTGACATTGATTATGCAGCCACACTAACCACTGAAGAGCTTTTCAGATGGTGTATGATGAGACAGACACATTCCAACTCTCCCTGTGCACTGCAGTGTTTAGAGACCTGAATTAATTTCTCATTTGGTGTCTTTTTTTGGGCTAGAGCATTAGTGCACAGACTTCAATCCACATCCAGGCACGACAGGTTGGTGTAATGGGCaggaagagttttatttttgcttgagTGGGACTTCACTGTGAAGAGCAGATGCCAGACAGTGGAAGTGTGACAGCTTGAGTGACATGGGTCAAAGAAAGTGCACAGCTTTGCTCAAGGAAGATCTGGTGTGTTGAAAGCATAATTCAGAAACTAGACAACCAACTCCTAAGAAAGCAAAAGCTGTAACTTACTTGATCAATACTTTCCTGGGAAACCTGAAACTGGTCCGTGGCCAcagaatcatcatcatcatcttccaaCAATAACTCTGGATTGTCAAGAATAAACTAGAATAAAACAGAGGAGTCAGAATAGAGCAACAGAAATATAATAGTCCTCCTTATGGAAATGTATTTAGCCCAACAGTTGACTTAAGCAAACCTCAGCCAATTAAAATGATATTTGATTCACTGTGTCAGGAAGTGGAAGGGCAGTCATTACAGATCAGAAGAGGTTGCTATCAACTAACAAATAGATAATACAGAAAATAAGAATCTGCTATGTGATAgaccaaaaaaaagcaaacaacttttttttttcatacaaaagTACTACTCCTGAAAATAACTTACCTTAAAGGCTTGGTCCAGGTTTCCTTGTGTATTATGAAGAGCTACTTGAGCAGCTCTCTCTGGGTAGCCCATACTTTTCAAGGTGTTTATGTCCTCCCGTCGCTGCCGCCTTTTagctctctcctccctcctgATCTGTGCCTTTTCCTGCAAGAACACAGCCATGACAGAGCTCACTGTGCAGGGGAATGCTTCACCCTCCCCCACACGCATATGGGGTTTCTGGATTTACTTCTTCCAGTTTGAAGCTCTTGAGGAAAAGAGACTTTCTTTTCAAATACAGACTGTGCTGCCAGACACTCATTACTAAATAAAGTTGCATTTCCGTGTTGCCATACTTCCGCTCTATGCCTCTGCAGTTTGGATCTTATGCTGTCGCAGCTATTATAGGCCCTGTGTGGTAAGTGATAAACCCGTTTGGCAGATGGGCCTGCAGACAAGACTTGCCAAGGACATACagccagaactgggcatggaacCAAGGAGTTCTGTTCAGCCCTTCTCTCAGCCAGTTGACTTTTCCATCCACATTTCACTGTCTGAAGTTTAAAAGTGCCACCTCAGCTTACCAAATGCAAATTCGGGCACTTCAGATCTGGGCAACGCTGTCTGCACTTCTGCCCAAGAAGTCCTTCTCCCTTCCTGAATCTTCCAAGTCCAAAGCCATTAATACAGCCTAGCTTGATGGTTACCCTCATAGCACTTCACTGTGCAGGCTCTCATCTTCCAGACCAGCCAAGCCCAGAAGTGACACCTTGATCACTGTGTTTTTATTCCCATACATAACATTGCTGACTGGCAAACACTGGTGCAAAGTCCTCCTGTGCACTCCCGTGGTGCAAACACAGGTCTGTGGCTCTCTCATCCCACCTCTTTTGGGACAGAACTTCCCTCGTCGTATTAAGGTTTGGTTTCAAACTTGTGGCAACAGATGTCAAACTTAATTACACTAGCAATGCCCAAGCAGGATAATCAAAGTCCTTAATTTAGCACACAAAACATGATCTTAGGGACACCCTAATTAAGCTGATCCTGATTTAATACTCTCGCCGCACCGTACCTCTCTCCTGTTGGTGATGAGATTGGCAGCGTGCTCCACGTTCCCTTGGCATGCCCGCAGGGCAAGACGAGCTTCCTGTTCGGAGAATCCCAGGAGTGACAGGCGATCAACTTTATCAGGATCTATGGACAGCTCTTTATATAAACAAGATGCCTGtacagaaaaggaacaaaatgatGCTACTTACACTGTTGCTCGAACATACAAATTTTTTCTGAGCGAGCAAAGGACTGGTGCAAGGCAGAGCCCAAACACAAGAGCTAGTGTGAACAACTCAAAAGTTTTACCTAGCAGTGCCTTACCTTCTGAATGTACTcagcagcctccttttctctgccACTGTGATAGTGTCCTATCCCTTGGAGGAGGTAAAGCCGTAGAAATAAAACCTTCTCACGACCATAGCTTCCCTGAAGAATTGTTTAAACAAGGGGGGAGCACATGGTTAAAAGCATATGGTACAACATCACCTCATTATCAATAGAATGCTTTACCCATTTAAAGAAGACACGGTCACTAATATGTGACACACAGATAAGGTATCGCACCTAAAACACTGATGAAGTCTGTGCGTATAAATGCACGTTTACCACAACCTTTTTGTCAAGTCCAATGCCTTCACTATGCTGACAATTACAAAACTACATTACAGGCTAAGGAGACACAAGAAAACTTTGAACTTCTAAAAGTTGATGTTGTAATACTTGAACAATAACTGAAtacatgaaggaaaagaaaggcacccTAATTAAATCAAAACTGGCATACCTTGATATCAATCAGCCTTTCATGGTTCTCCCCATAGCACCTTTGGAAGCATCTGTGTGCTGTGGACAGTTTTTTCTCAGCATCGTCCAGGCAGTCCAGCTGCTCCAAGCGAAAGTAGCACCACACTATGTCCAGCTGCAGCACTGCGTAATTATCAACCGTGTTCAGCAGTTCTGTGCTACACTCActgcaaaataaaacaattattGATTTTCTGGGAGgggttgtttattttttccaatatACTTTTTAACATTAATGAAACAACATGCTAGAAGTACACAAATTCAAATGTTTGAGAAAGCACAGACTTCAACAAACTGAGTTCAGTGGAACTGTAATATAAAGCACTGATCTCCCGTCACATTCACTAATACACGGGGCACCAATGACAACACTGCATCTCAAAGAATTACAGTAAAAACTCATTGTGTTACTTTTCAAGACAGCATCTCTTTAAAAGTAGACTGGAATTAAACCTTGTGTAATCTTTGAGAGGACAGAGATCAACTGTTTTCCATAGTGCATGTGAAAATACCAAGTTCTGTGCCAGTCTCCTTGCACATGCACACAGACGAGAAACAGATGGGATAATATTACTTTTGGTGATCTCTGAAGAGCAGTTTAGGGCTCTGGCTGCTGACATGAAACTCATTTACCCACAGAAACCCTGGTATGGTCACTGACCTCAGCTATCTGCTCCACCTTTTACAAGAAATTATCACTTCAGAGGAGCAATTGCAAACAAGTATCCATAACTGTCTCTCAAGTTAATGCAATTTATAGCCTAGTACATGAATATTAACAGTTTGTGTTGGTATGAAAGATTAAATTGCCCAGTGGCAGTATATATTTCAGCTGTTTTACATGAAGCCACCTGTCACTGCTCGTCAGAGCCTTTACTGTTTCCCATCTGCGGggcagggggggggggggggtgtgtgtgtgtgtgaagtaaCCCCAAAAAAACAGCCCCTGGTTATATGCACAGGTGGAGCTAATGCTGTTCCTGTATTTGGTTGACAGTAGAGAGAGACACAAGGACTTTAAAAGGTTCTTACCAGAAGTGTTTATCTgcatccaataaatatggcagcgcTATTTCATATTCTTTCTTCTTCATCAATGCTCTGCCCTTCTCATGATAACCCATTGCCAGCACAAGTGCCTAGACAAACAGATTGAGGCTTTTTTACATCTCTCAAACTCACTTTAATAACTAAAAAGAAATATCTAGTTAATCCATTAAGAGCCCTTGTTCTTCCTAGAAAAATACCATCCTACCAGTTCTGTAAAAGCAGTATTATTTCATATCACATTTTCCTCTCATCTGCTACTGTTAAAATTTTGTCTAATTAAAAGCAACAAATGCTATTGACACATGAAATGTGGCACCAAGTTTATTTTAAGAATGCAATCCTAGACGGATTTTCAATGATGACTGATAAAGAGCTAAGCATTTTTCTGGGTGCTACACTTCCTAACAGTAtcaaatttgttttgctttgctatcACAACTATCTTGTAAAAATCTAATGATTCACCTCCTAGAAAACcccaaaatggaaaattaaattttGAATGTGATCAGAAAATGCTCTAGTTCCTGCAGTATGATAAATGGAAATGTAAATAGCATTTCTCGATAGAAACAACCTGCAATATTTCCTCTCACCCACGTTCAATACAGATGAAATCTCGTGTGCTTGAACATTTGATGCTTTAACTCTTCAGGTGAATTACTGCTTTGAGCACTTCACCAGAAGAGCGTGCATTGTGAGACGGCACAGTTGTTATTCCGATCATCCAGAAACTCCAGATGATGCAGAAAACACCATTTGCCTCAGAAGAGGCTGGAGCAGCAGTTCACACGTGTTGGGGCCTGCTCATTTCTTcccaagctatttttttttctttatcaggtATAATTCCAAGTACTTGTAAAGATTTTTAATTATCTTCAGACAACCCAGCAATCTTAAAAGACAGATGCTATCACTATTCTCCCACTTCAGTAGCCAGCATCAGGTACGTCACTCCTACTGTAATTCAATGTACACACCCAACCAAAGATGTTTTCAAATGAGAACGTGGAACTTTCTTGAATGGTGAACATATTTGAGTGGGGTCACAATGGAAAAGATCCCAACACTATTTTAAGAGTCCAGTTTCAAAACTCAAGAAGTTTCCAACTCAGGCTCAACAAACAAGTTATTTTCATGTTATTCTGGGACACCCAATGTTTAAAATAGGTGCTAGGATATAACAAACTATACGCCTTAGGATATGACAAACTGAAAGCTCAtctcaaaacacaaaaataagatATAGAGCACCAAGGGGTCAGTGCAAGATGATACCTGCAATTAGAGCAGCAACCAAAGGTCTGTCTCCAGATGACTGAACTATTCCCCACTGTAGAGTTCCACTGCAATTTTATTTCAAAGTTTTTTCTATTAAGCAAACATCTACTGGACCCAGGGTTATATCCCCAAAAATTCTGACCGCATTTCAATTCCATATTGAAATGTTTCATTAACCAAGCTTTTAAAAGTTGTCTCAGTACCTTTGTAAGATACTTTTACCTACTTTTTTGGCTTGAGGAGGAATCTCGATTGACCTTCCAGTCTGATTAGCTATGTCTAGATACGGAACAGAATCTGGATCCAAGTACTCCTCTGAAAGATatgaaaaagcaatttaaaatttaaGGACCACCTTCGAAGAGTATCTCTGCTGTTCTAAGATTATGTCAGTAAGCACATGtttaaacaaaaaagcaaataaagaacaaaaaaatcaggATTACATAAAAaggctgtatttgtatttttctggAGATACCTACCAACAATGGCCCTGATCAGACGAACATGAGGAACTTCTAGAAAAGTCGCTAAGGAAAAGGTCCTGCTCATCCAGAAATTTACACGCAACATTAAAAGTTACATGAATTGTAAATAGTTTTTTGCAGAAGATAAAACACCTACATTTTACACAATGTACCATTTGAAATGCTTTATCAAATAAAACAGAATATAAAGAAAAACCTACACAACTAAGCACAGttgataaaacaacaacaaaaatacagctCAGTATTTTGCTTTTCCCACATCTTTAATGCTTATAACCAAAGTATCCATTTTGTTTTCACTTCCACCTGATTTTACATGAGAAGACGCTTTCCTCGTAACCAAGACAGTTAAGCAGGAGTTTGCTGAGATTAAAAGTTTCTGCCCTGCAATTTTTCTCAGATGAAACAAAGAGTTGTTAGATCCTTTCTACCATTCACACAGAGCCTGCAGCCTGTGAGCCCATTAGAGACTCTACTCTATACTCTGGTTTTGTGCTACAACTGACAGTTAGTGGTAAATACCTTATAGAGGCCCCATCCAGGATTCAAGGTCTGGGGTCTAAATTACCCCTTAAATCCATAAAAGGAATCACTTGTTTCATTGGTTCAAAATCTGATATTATAGTAAGAAACAGGCTGTCACTGACCGTTAAAAGCAGCTTTGTTCAGGTAT from Patagioenas fasciata isolate bPatFas1 chromosome 2, bPatFas1.hap1, whole genome shotgun sequence harbors:
- the NUB1 gene encoding NEDD8 ultimate buster 1 isoform X2, which encodes MAQKKYLIAKLTSCLREDKIQLWKPPYTNEKKEAGEEMKELVQKYSSKLNINENDTENMLEEIRCKAIERGTGNENFKVTGIARLDIYLPRRKSRKIPLETNLFITGKELRSQIAQEHALKENAIKIIINKKQLDLGKTLEDQGVTHNAKVMVLQLEQSDDETKRRVQEEELQCKKEKEINDKMQRTKKGLEILAEREEYLDPDSVPYLDIANQTGRSIEIPPQAKKALVLAMGYHEKGRALMKKKEYEIALPYLLDADKHFCECSTELLNTVDNYAVLQLDIVWCYFRLEQLDCLDDAEKKLSTAHRCFQRCYGENHERLIDIKGSYGREKVLFLRLYLLQGIGHYHSGREKEAAEYIQKASCLYKELSIDPDKVDRLSLLGFSEQEARLALRACQGNVEHAANLITNRREEKAQIRREERAKRRQRREDINTLKSMGYPERAAQVALHNTQGNLDQAFKFILDNPELLLEDDDDDSVATDQFQVSQESIDQLVYMGFSREAAEQALKVFKGNIHVASQTLAHYGGVLPASLQLSPDGSSPSEESTSSKDSHTESAEASSSSQTDEDMETDAVNEILEDIPEHEEDYLDLTLEEEEQIIHEYLSYIQVPQH
- the NUB1 gene encoding NEDD8 ultimate buster 1 isoform X1 — protein: MTSARRPRPFARFLVPPLAPSYTRPAGRERPVCRMAQKKYLIAKLTSCLREDKIQLWKPPYTNEKKEAGEEMKELVQKYSSKLNINENDTENMLEEIRCKAIERGTGNENFKVTGIARLDIYLPRRKSRKIPLETNLFITGKELRSQIAQEHALKENAIKIIINKKQLDLGKTLEDQGVTHNAKVMVLQLEQSDDETKRRVQEEELQCKKEKEINDKMQRTKKGLEILAEREEYLDPDSVPYLDIANQTGRSIEIPPQAKKALVLAMGYHEKGRALMKKKEYEIALPYLLDADKHFCECSTELLNTVDNYAVLQLDIVWCYFRLEQLDCLDDAEKKLSTAHRCFQRCYGENHERLIDIKGSYGREKVLFLRLYLLQGIGHYHSGREKEAAEYIQKASCLYKELSIDPDKVDRLSLLGFSEQEARLALRACQGNVEHAANLITNRREEKAQIRREERAKRRQRREDINTLKSMGYPERAAQVALHNTQGNLDQAFKFILDNPELLLEDDDDDSVATDQFQVSQESIDQLVYMGFSREAAEQALKVFKGNIHVASQTLAHYGGVLPASLQLSPDGSSPSEESTSSKDSHTESAEASSSSQTDEDMETDAVNEILEDIPEHEEDYLDLTLEEEEQIIHEYLSYIQVPQH